A region of the Meles meles chromosome 18, mMelMel3.1 paternal haplotype, whole genome shotgun sequence genome:
CTCCCGGAGAAGCAGACACATACTGCTTTCTCATaaaagcagcaggaggaggaggagggtctcAGCCTTTGAGccacctgcttcccctgctcagAGCTGGCCTAGCCGGTGGCCCTGAGAAAATGCACCCGCTGAGCTCTGTGTGGGGCTGAGGTTCAGAGCTGAAGGAGCCTTGAAGATGGTCTCATGGGACCTCCAGCCCACATCATACAAGGTTAAGGGACTCAAACAGGGTCATACAGCTAGAATGACAGCCTGGCCTTGTGCTCTGACTACCAATACAGGGTACGCCTGGCCTAGGACCCTGCTCCTCTAAGCCCTCAACTAGCCACTCAGCCTCCACTTGTGGGAGGCCCTCCCCCGACTTCCAGTGCTCCCCTCGGAGTGCCGGGCAGCACCCACAAACTGACGTGCCCAGTCACGTGCATCAGTTACTCCCACGCCTGCTCTAGAACATGGGGGAGTGAGGGGTGGGCCAGGCCCTAGGTCAGGGGCAGCTCAAGGTCTCCTGACGGCTGAGGAGGGGGTTTGCATGGCCTGACTATAATCTTCTCGGCCCCAATGCAGGCTAACAGTATAGTTCCTTAGAGGACAATggattgtttttccttcttttatttttgctaagAAAGTTCCTAAGTGGCAGGTACTGTCCCAGGGAGGAGGTGTCCTCAGTAGACACGGCTGGCCAAGCCGTCTTTTCTGCTTCTGCTCCTCCTTGCCAACCCCTCTAGGCTCCCCGGCCTGGGCACTGGCAGCCACCTCAGGAGAGGACTAACCCTCATTTCAGCCGCCGCCCTACCCACCAGGGCAGCTGTAGCCTCGTCTCTGGCagggtcccctcccctccccaggaggCTTTGTGCCGTGGCCCTAGCCCCACGTGAACCAAGGTAGGGGGCTAAAGAATAGGCCCAAGGGAGCCTAACCTCCACCCCGGTGACTGGAACGGGCCTGCCAGAAACAGATGGCTGAGCCGGCTCTGCCCCCCCGGAGCCGCAGACCGCTGCCCCGCCCCCTGGCGCCGAGATCGGGTAGAGAAGGCGGAGGCCGTGGCTGAAGGTGGCCTTGGCAGGAAGGAGGGAATGAACACTAACAGGGTCCTGGCACCGCACCATGGGCCCCTGCTCTGGCAGAAGGACCAGAGGGGATCTTCACGCTGGGGTTCCCCAGACTAGCGGGGCCCTTCTGGAGCATTCAGCCAGGCTGGGGGGCTGGCACTATGGTGGGGAGAACCCACACCTTCCGGGAGAGCCCACCCTACTGGGCGCCCAGCCCCAACCTCCGCTGCTACTGCCCTGGCCTCGGGGCGTGCTGGGAGGCCTGCCTGGCCCGCTGCCGCCGCAGCCTCACAAACACCTGGGCCTCCCGATCACCCTTCCGGCTCTCCAGCAGCTGCAGGATGGGATCCCCTGTGGAGAGAGGCGTTTGGGCGTCAGACTGCGGCGGGGGGAGGCAGTGCCTGGGTAGTGGCAGGGGACACAGCACGGACCCATTCTCCAGCCATCCTGGAAACCAGTAACGGACACACACCAGCCAAGCTCACAGGACAGCCTGACGGATGAGGCGAGACCGAGACGCATGACGGCGCTGGCAGAGGCCAAGTGAGGTGCGCCTCGGGGTCCGGTGTTAGAACCGCAGGCTATAGCtcacctctgtgcctcagtttacccgtCTGTAAAACAGCCGTATTAGCAGCTGACGGGCGAGGCGGCTGCAGCACTGTGCGCACAGCTGGCCCATAGTAAGTGCTCGGACGTGTCACCTGTTCTTACCGTCCAACCTGGAGAACGCCTGGCCTGTGCGCCCCCGTCGGACACCCAGCCTCTTCCCCCACGTAGCCTTCCCGGTGACCTCCCCCACACTGCAGTCCCACGGCACTTGGCCTCCCAGGTTTCACTGCTCTCCCGATCAGACCAAGAGAGCCACTCAGCACACGAGACACCACCCTGACTCCACTGGCTTCCACATCCAAGGAGGGGTTCCTCTGACCCCACCTTCATTCGCTTCCCTTGGGGCCACTGCCTGACCTTCATGGGCTGCCCCTCCCCGGCACCCCCCGGTGCTGGGCCAGCCTCTGCCCCGGGGCTCAGACCTACTGTTGAGTGCAGGGTAGGTGAGGGGCAGGCGGGTCTGAGGCACCTCTCCAGGCTCCTCAGTCCCGGTCAGGCCTGGCACCGAACGTAGTGGCAGAAAGGCCTCCCCTTCCAAGTCATCGGCCCCCAGCGTGTCATGGTCCAGCACCGTTAGCAGAAGGCAAGCTCCGTCCTTCAGGCATGGCTCAGCAGGCACCAGgctgagtgggggagagagaggggctcAGCGGCCTGCCCCCTGCACGGTCACTggcacccacccccacacaccgTTCATCACTGGTCATCGAGGACAGGCCAGGGCTGAGAGCAGACAGGTGGGGATTAGGATGGCAAAAGCGTTTCTCAGCCTGGCGTGTGCTGACGGACGTGGCCTCTGACTGCGGGCTGGGACTTTATACCAGGGGCCTGTGTTCCCCAGACCCTCCTGTTTTGGGGAACAGAGCACCTCAGGAGCAGGACCATTTCCTGGAAGCAAGCCTCTAAGTCCAACAGGTGGGGGCCTTCTCCCCTGCAGTCCCGCTCCTCCTCGCAGGGTTCCAGCAAACCCCTGTTCCAGTTGCCCCTCCCTGGGACCCAAATGCGTTCCTTTCAGAACCGGCCTCAGGTGGCAGGAGCAGGACTGAGAAGtccagggctggggaagggtgGCAAGCAGGGGAGCCCACTCACAATTCAAAGGTCTCATCAAACAGGGGGTGAAGGTCCTTCTTGTGCTTTTGGGTCTCCCGGGGGGCCAGCTCAGGGAACTCGTGCCTGGGCTCCAAGGTCAGCTGGACAAAGGGGTCGCTGGAGCCTGGCAAGTGGGGAGGTCACCTGGGGACGTGACGTTGCCAAGGATATCCCAGCTCCGCGCCTCCAGTTCCCAGCTGCTGCCGCCGTGCCCTGCTCAGCAGCACTGCCCCCTCCTGGTAGCACGAAGGAAATGCACCCAGCGCTCCCTCCCGGGAGAGCGGAACTGCCAGGGACGCGGGGGACGTTGCGGGGATACAGAGTGAGGCCGCGGGGAGAAGCCGGCGGGCAGCCTGCACTCACCGTTGGAGTCCAGGGGCAGCAGGCTGGAGGCGCTGAGCAGTTCCACACGCAGCTTCTGCTCGGAGGCGCGGTAGGAAGCCTTGACTGTGACCGCCCCCAGCTCCTCAGTAGTGGTTTCCGCCTAGGGGTGGAGCGCGGGGGGCagtgtggggcagaggggaggcgAGGCTGCAGGTGCGCCGGGACGGCGCGGAGGGAAAGAGCCTCACCTGCCGCTGGATGCGGCTGCAGAAGTACTTCCGGATGAGCTCCCGACTGGAGGCCGCCTGCAGCTCCAGGTCCCTCTGCAGAGCCTGGGAACGAGGCGCAGCTGAGAAGCCCCCTGAGCTGTCCCAGTCACCCCCGTCCGGTGCCGGCAGCGATGGGATAGCAAAGCTCCGGCTGTCGGGGAGCCTCGGCTGGGGAACCCACCCTCGGGATGGCCCCCCGGGACAGCCGAGGCACGGACAGGGTGGGCTTCACAGGTGTGCCCCCCACACAGTTGCACAGCCGTCCCGTCACCGAGTTTAAAGAACCTTCTGCTTGGTTGAATGCTCCTGTTGTTGCTGTCTTAGTAATTTTGTTGTTGCCGTTCTTAGTAATTTTTGGACAAAGGGGCCCGCATTTTCTTTCTGTGCCGGCCCCGTAAATTATGCAGCTGGTACTGGACACAGGTGAGCACAGAAAGGCAGGTTCCCCCTACCCCGCCAGCTCACCTAACGCCCCCTACCTGGAAGTCGTCGGTGTGCAGCGCCGCAGGTGGCAGGCCACAGCCCTCTGCGTAGAAGCAGATCTCCAGATTCTAGGGGTGAGATGGCAGACGTGACCGCACCAGGATGATCACTTGTCTCCAGCCAGCGTTATCACTTGCTGGACCGGCTATTCTTACCTGCAGGGCAACCTTCAGCCTGCTGGAGGCCAGGGGGCAGCTCCGCTGGGAGGCAGCCGCCTCTATGAGCACCGTGAGCGTGTGGGTCCAGAGCAGGGTCAGGAGactggggggaggtgcagagggacaCCAGTCCAGccgaggaggaagcagagacacTCTTGAGAAAGGGACCCAGGCCTACCCCCAGCTCGTCCCCAGCCCACGCTCCCACTTCCACTTGCTTCTCAGGTAAGGCGGGGACCAGGGCAGCAGGCAggagtagagggagggaggacaagtgcaggggagtggggggaaggggggcagatgGGGCCAGTCCCAACCAACATGCTTCACAACCCAGCAAAGAACCTTCCTCAGTAGGATTATCAAACCCCAACAaggaggtggggcggggaggcCGGTCCCCCAATGACAGAGTGACGATTCAGTATGGGAGTGGCCAGAATGAATAGGATGTCCACCCGGATAAGCATCTACTGCCCTTGGGGAGAAAAAAGTAGCAACCAAGCCACAGTCCTGCTAACTACCTGCAATAACGGAAATCCCATGTCAAAGGAGAGTCACACGACTCAGCACAAAAAGCAAAAACGGGGTTGCATCATTAAGAGTGGGGAAGGTCGCCGTCAAGGCAGGTAACGGACGCAGCGGACTCGCGATTCGCGTGCTTCCTGCGCTCGCAGTGTCCTAACTGCTCTTGAGACTGTGCTAAGTCCCTGCAGTGGAGTTCTAGCTGTTTGAGCTGAACACTTGGCATACCGTGGCCCGAGAAATAGCAGCGGTGggctccctgggcccctcccGAGCCACCAGGAGTGAACctccggggggaggggcagcagcctCGGAGCCCAGTTCCTGTGGGGAGGACCCGCGCTCATCGTCGGGCAGCTCAGCACCGACCACTTCCTTTGCACAGGGGCTGCGCTTCGGACGCCATGTGACTCACTTGATTCTCACTAGAGGCCAGAACTGTGACCATCGGCACGGGAAACTTGAGTAATCCGCTCAACGTACCCACCCAGCAGCAGCAAACTAGAGTCTGAATCCAGGTGGGCCAGAGCCCACGTCCTGGACCGCTAGTCCTGCTGCCTGATGTGCAGGACCCCTGCTTTGAGAGAGACCCCAACGAGAAGTTCCCCTGGATCCTGGGAGAGACACCATTTGCCTGTAATGTTAGGAGGGACAGACAGCCCAGGGCTAAGGGAGAAAGGGCAggcagctttctgctcagcctaAAGGGAAATGGGCAGGTGTGTGAAGTAGTGAGCTCCCTGTCCCTAGGAGTGAGCATTTAAGCAGAGGCTGGTTGCATCCTCCCCTGAAAATGGCTGAGGCCAGAGAagagaggcggggggtggggacggAGCGGGAGGCCGCCGCACACCTGCTGAAGTTCTCCTGCACCAAGTTGGTGTTCATGTAGCAGAGCTTCACCTCCAGAAACTTCATCAGGGGCAGAATggcctggggagaggggtgggcgGCAAGTCTGGCTGTGGCCCATGCCCATGCCCTGACTCGGAAGAGGAAACAGGGCCAGGAGCTTTCGCCTGCTTCATTCAGAACGTGTGCCGGCGCTGAGGGAGCCCTGCCCGCGGGGGGCTCCAGCCGCCCCCACCTCTTCTGGGGCCCTCCGGCGGCCGGTGCACTGTCCTGCCGCAGGGCCTGGCCATGCCCTCCCCTAGAAACCCTCAGGGATCCTTCTCTGGCTTCATCGAGGTCCTGACTCAGCTGTCACCCTCTGAGTACGGCCTTCTCTACCACTGtctaaaaatacctttttaaaaaagcacaaatggggcgcctgggtggctcagtgggttaagcctctgccttcggcttgggtcatgatctcagggtcctgggatcgagtcccgcatcgggctctctgctcagcggggagcctgcttcctcctctccctctgcctgcctctctgcctgcttgtgatctctctctctgtgtccaataaataaataaaatcttttttttaaaaaagcacaaatatGAATACAAATCTTCATTTTCTGCAGTACGTTGTCACTGCACGCACACACTCGTGTAATTCTAGGCACAGCTATGGTTCTGGCTCTTCTCCACCGCCCCCCGCAGAATGTGAGCTCTGGGAAGGCAGGAGTTCTCTATCACTTTTCCTCCCCGATCCACACCTCCGTGCCTAAATCTACGCCCGTGACAGAGCGCTTAGAGAGTTGCTGAAATCCAGAGTGACCTTCTCCCAGACAGCGAAGGTACCATCACTCTCTCTGCCCCCCGAGGCCGGCGGGCTCGCAGAAACAGGGAACTCAGAAGGCTGCACACCCACATCAGTTCGGCTGCGAGGCTAAGCCCTCCCTGCCTGCGGGCCCCAGGCAGATTCAGGGAGAGCCCGCGGAAtgacccacccctgcccccttaGCATCcaaggaggaaaccaaggcccaggaGGGAACATTTCCTGCCCAAGTCTGGGGGACTCATCTCCGATACCCAcggccttctgcccctcccaccctaaGCCCCTTTGGCAACGGTGAGCGGGGAGGGCCACTCACATCCTCAGGCAGGACAGACTCCTTGACGCCCACGAGTTTCTGGATGTGCGTGGCAATGCCCACCTCCAGCTGGGGACACAAAACAGcaggagggaggccggggcgtgAGCACGGGGGATAGGGTGAGGTCACTGGGTGCCGGAGTTTCGGTTCAGGAAGGGGTGGAAAGTCCTGCTTGGGGGTGCTTCAGGCCGACGATGGGCAGGGTGTGGTCCCTGCGAGGGGGACAGATTACCTGCCGCGCCAGGGTGCGGACGCCGGTGCGGATCTCGTGGCTCAGCCCGGCCAGCGCGCCCTGCAGCTGGGCGTGCAGCGTGTTCTGCAGCTGGCCCTGCTCCAGCACGGCCCCGACGCGCTGTTCCAGGGCCTCCCAGGCCAGCTGGGCGGGCAGCTTGCCGATCACCAGCCGCAGCTGCTCCATGTCATTCACCACCACGCACAGCTGAGGGCAGGCACGCAGGGATGGGGGCCTCCTGAGCTTGCCGGGACCGGCCGTCCCTACCCGCACCCCCGGCCCGACGTCCGGCTCTGGTCCTTACCATGTTGGCTGCCTGGCCCTGGTCCTTCTGGCTTGCAGAGAGCTCACGGGCCCGGGCCTTTATAAGGCTGCAGTATACCAGAGCCAGCCGACAAGTatcctggggtggggagaggacgaTCAGTGCGGGGGGCGTCTGGGGGGCCCCAGTGCGGGGAGGCATGGAAATCTCAGTGACTTGGGGATTTAAGACTTAGCCCCTGGGAGGCTGCTAGGGCAAGAGCTTGGGAGAATCAGGACACGTCAAACGAGGCTGTCCTAGGAAGACGGGGAAGGACACGGGAAGTCGCTGCACCTCCACAAACTTGACGGTGATCATGAAGGCCTCCTCCGGGTCGGGCCAGTCCAGCTGCCGGGCAGTGCGGCTGATCTGAGCGAAGCAGGTGGACAGGTCCACGGCAGATGTGCTGTGCTTGGTCAGTTCACCCAGGGGCACCAGCTGGGGGGGTGCAGAACGGAGGGCTCAGCGCTGGCCGGATTcatgcccctccctccctcctgccttccacAGGCATTCAGAACCTCTACCGCCACCAAGCAGGTAGGCAGGGGGCTACAAGGGGCAGGCAGGCTCCACCCAGACCCCCAGGCTGCAAAGATCAGGCTGGAAAGCAAAGCCacagttaaaattaaaaccaGGGGTATCAGGAGACAGCGGGGTACACACAACTGGCCTCAAGAGCTGGTCACCAACTCTGCGCGTCCTAGAGGTCCCAGCAGAGCCCCAAGCCCCACAGCCGGGCCCCCGTCTCAGGCCCTGCGCCTACCTCATCCATCTGCACCGCACGCTGCACCCGCGCCAGGGCCACGCTGTAAGTCTTCTGCAGCCAGGAGGGGATGGCGGGCTGGAACCAGCGGTGAAAGCCATCCAGGGCCAGGACTCCATCCCTAAGGAGAGCTGGGGCTCAGCCTGGGGAATGCCAGGGCTAGCACGGCCCCTCcttgaccttctcctctcttttgTGCCAAAGCCAGCTGCCCACCTACCTGTCTGTGGGGTCTGGTCGCAGCTGGTAGAGCTCCTTGAGGCTGACGTAGAGCTGGAATAGACTCTCGCCCATCTCCGGGGACACGGGACTGCCCGCCACGGCCGCTGTGTGGTCCTGCACCCGCTTGGCCACCTGCAAAGGGCAGGCAGTGGGACAGGGCTCCGGAGCCAGGGTGGAGGGCAACCTGGAGACCCAGGGGGAGACTCACCAGCCACTGCAGCTCCGCGAAAGCCATGGAGAAGAGGTCGACCTTAAGCGTGCTGCAAGGAAGGCCACAGGTGTGACCCGGGAGCACCTCCGGGGCCCTCCTGGTCCCCATTCTGAGCCCCTACCGCGCGACCTCCCTACCCAGCCACGGGCTCACTTCTGGAAGATCTTGTTCCACGTGTGCCGGCACTGAAGCAGGTCGCCGACGACGTCCTGTACCAGGCCCAGCAGGGCTTTGCCTGCCTCCAGCAAGCCCTGGTAGGGACAGAGGGGCGCCGAGCTCAGACCCGCAGGGCCCCAGCACCCCGCCTgccccctcctgccctgcccaAGCCCCCCCTACCTGCACCATGGGCTGATGGTGCTGCTGCTTCAGGTGGAACCACTCGGCGGTGCCAGTCTGCGGGCAAAGAGGCGGTGAGCGGGGAGGGCTGCCAGGCTCGGGCCCACCATGCCCGCTCGTCCCCGGCGTGGGCCGCGCCCGCACCTTCAGCGTCTGGGCCACCAGCCGGGGCAGAGGGGCGCTGTCAGGGCGCAGCTCTCCGAAGGCCTTCATTTTGCACATCTGGACCAGGACCCTGTGGAGACGGGGCGGCTGTGCCGGGGCCTCCACCCACAGGGGCAGCGggcgcccccctccccggggctcccccttgctcccccaccccactgagggagcgggagagggagccGCTGACCTGAGCAGAGACTGCAGCCGGGCCGGGGAGTCGGCCACAGACAGGGGGAAGACAGAGCGGAACTTGCGGATGAGGGAGAGGCCGTAGGCCAGCAGGCTGCTGAACGAGGCGGCCAGCTCCTCCAGCTGCGGGCCGAGCGGCGGGAGCTGAGCCGGGGGCCCGGGGCGCGGAGCCGGCTCCCCGGGCCCTGCCCGCCCCGCGCTCCTCGTCCCCCTGCGCGGCCCACCTGTTCTCCCTTGAGCCGGCCCTGGATCCACTGGTACTCGATGCTGGTGATGGGGTGCAGGAGGCAGCTGCTCGGGAACTCCAGGCTCTGGTAGAGCCGGCTGTAGGCCAGCCACTGCCTGTGGCACACGGGAAGGCCTCAGCCAGCCAGCGGGGGCGGGGGCTTGGGGGGAACAGCGAGACGCCCCGCCCCCACCGACCTCCTGGGGAACCCCCTTGAAGGTGCTCTTCAAACATGCAAATTAAACTTGCGTCGCTCCCCACCTGTCTGGGGATACCGACCTGCCCATGGTCCTACAAGCTGTCCTTGTCCCCACCTCCGCCCACCCCCTATTCAAACGCCAAGTGTCCTCGGTGGCCCCGGGCTGCACCCACCAGGTGGGCCCCGGCCCACTGCACACCTCACCTGCACTCGAACACCTCCCCACAACCTACGGGGGTTGCAGGGGACGTGACGGGCCCCTCGCCGGGGATATGGAAATGCCAGCGCACCAATCTGTTGACTCCAGAGGCCTGGAGCTGGGGCACAAGGCTacctctggggcaggggcagcaaaTTCAAATGCCCAGAAGGGACTCAGAGAGTGTCAGGGGGTGACTCGGGCCAATGGCAGCCGTGAGGGGCTGCGGAGGCCCCGCGCTCTGCCATGTGTGACCCCTTGCAGCCCAGCAGGACAACGGCACTTGGGGTGCTTGGGAAGCTGGAGCTGCGACTCTGTGCGGAACACCTCCAGATCTGGAAAGCAGGCAGTGGACTCAAAACCTGACACACACGGTTGCCGCCAAACAGAGATCTTGCAAGGGTTAGACTCCGGCCTGCCGGTTTATAGGCgcacaggcagggagggagaggctggcGCCTCCCAGGCGACCCCTCCCAGGCGCACTCACGCCATGGACTGGTGGAAGTCAGAGAGGTCCTTCTGTGTCGCGTGGAGAAAGAGGATGGTGGCAGCGTGGGGACTCAGTGACCCATCCCAGGAGGTGCTGCCTGCCTGAGGGCACGGGGTAGCAGGGTGTCAGGACCTGGCCGGCAGGCCCcgtaccaccccccccccccgcccccgcacccaGCGCAAGGAGGGCGGTACCTGGTGCTGGGTGACCTCATGGGACACCAGCTGCTGCAGCAAGAGCAGGTGCACCGCGTAGCTGGGCTGGGAGCGGCTGGCGGCCGGGGCTCTCTGCAACGGGGCCGGCGTGGCCGTGAGGAGAGGACCCTGTCCCCGGGGGCAGCCTGCCCCACCCAGACGGGCCATCGGACGACGCCCTGCTCCCGGCCCCAGACCCACCCGCTTGTGAATGAGCTGGAACTGGAGGTGGCAGCGGCCGCGGTCCGGGTAGGTCTCGGTGCAGGGCTCCAGAGGGTACCAGTGGTCCTCTCGGCAGCGCAGGTCCTGGGGGGCCAGACCGGCGGGAGCGGCCCAGGCCCATGCTTGGTGTGCGTCCACAGTCCCTCCCCCAAAACCCTATTTCCTGACCCCACTCACCTGTAGCCTCACGACGACGTTCCCCAGAAAATCGTCCTGGCCTTTGTCCTTCCGCGCCTCCTTGAAGATCCTGTTCCAGGCAGGGGCCATGAGAGGGGTGAAGACACTGAGGTGTCTGGCAGGGACCTGTCCCCCTCCTGCGGCCCCCTGGGCCTGGACACAGCCTGCAGCCCAGCAACCGATATGCACACACAGGGAGGGCAGAAAGAGCCCACACTCCTTCCCGCAGGCACCTCTTCCCGGGGCCTTCACCTTCGCAGCCCATGCAGATCTGTGAGCTCCCCGAGCTTCTGTCTGACGGACTCCACCGTGTCCATGTCCCTGCGGGGGCCAAGGTGTGGGCAGGAGACAGAGAGGCTGTCCGGGAGCCCTTGGCGTCTTTGGGAGAAGGTCCTGCCATCCTGAATGCCCCCCCCCCGGACCCCTACGGGCAGGGTAGGCCCCTCACCACATGTCCAGATGGAAGCTCGAGCTGCTTATGTCCTCAAACTCCCTATGGGGAGAAAAGGACCTGGCTGAGGGCCTTGGAGGGCCGGACCCCACCAGAGCCTGTTCTGGGAAGCTCCCACCCCCCACTTACCCACTGTCCCCTCTGAGCCCCTCCTTGCAAACTTCTCTTTCCTCCGCAAGGCTTGGGCCTAGCCCCCAGATCAACCCAGCTGGGCCGAACCCTCCACACCCTCCTAGCACACTCTTCTGTCTCTGGCCTAGGGAGCAGGCCCCGCCTCCAATCAAGCCAAGTCCCCTCCCCCGAGCCAGGAAGTACTGCTGCTCGCCCTGAGGGGACAGGACCACGCACAGGATGAAAGTCTCCTCCCAGACAGGGTTGAGGGTCTGCTCGACGACCTGGGTGCGGTGCGTCTGCTCCTCCGGGATGGTGTGCCTCACCACTGCCTTCTGCCGACGCCGGGACCCAGGGCTGCCCGCCTGAACGCTCACCCCCTGCTCGATGCCCAGCAGGCAGTAGGGGTCACTGAATCCTGGCGAGGAGGGGAAGGACAAGGCCACCTGGGTGTCAGCAGGGCTCCCCGGGAGACGACGCCCTCATCACCCCAGTCCAGGGGCAGAGTCCCTCCCCATCCCAGATTCAAAGGCCCTGGGGCCAACAGCACGCAGGGGACATCTGGGAGCTGGGAGTTCCAGCTGGATTCTGGGACGGAccgctggggaggaggagggggctgggaagggggccCTCGGGGGCCCTCACCCCCTGCTCACCACTGACGTCTTTGCCCAGAATGCCCTTGGCTTGTTTCACGGTTGCCTTCAGACAAAATATTGGCTTCTAGAAGGACAGAAGGGTGAGCCTGAGTCCCAGAGGGTGCTGGGCTTCCCAGCCGCTGCCCCAGGCTGGTCCTGGACCAGGGTTACCTCAAGCTTCTGGACGCGCTGCAGCATCTGCTGGTGCTCGTCGGGCGGCATGTGGAAGGCCTGGTGGGGCAGGAGCGTGGGAGGCGCGGGGCACGGGGCGGGGGACAGAGAACtccggggtgggggcggcaggTCAGAGGGCGCCGCGGGGCCGCACTCACCTCCTGCAGGTACGACAGGAGCTCCGAGGCCTCGCGCACGTGGCTGGGCTCAGGCTGCCCCAGGCGGTGCAGGACGGTGTAGAGAGCTTCCTCGTAGAGCAGGGCCCGCTGAGACACGGCAGGGTCACCTCGGGAATCCCCGGCCGCCCCCTGCAAGGtgagcccccgccccccagcccatCCTGGCACCAACTCGGCATGGCCAAAGCTGGGACAAGGCGCCCACAGTGCATGGGGGTGGCGGGTTAAGGCCCAGAAGTGCCCaccgcacccccccaccgccgTGTGGCCACCTGCCTTAGTCAGTACCCCAGGACTGTGTTCCCAgcacctccctgcctccccaacaCTCCGATTCTTACCTCCTCAGGAGAGAGGTGGTGGGATGGAGGCTCGATCTGGGGAGCAAGGTGAAAAGACAAGGTGGCCCGGAGGCTTGGACCAGGGCTCAGACAGCAGCAACGGCTCCTCCCAGGGCAGGCCAGGCCGGGCCGGGGCTGCGGGGTCCCTAGCTCCCCGCCTCCAGCCCACCAGCGCCGCACACCTGTTCCCACAGCA
Encoded here:
- the UNC13D gene encoding protein unc-13 homolog D isoform X2, which translates into the protein MDLSHGGPGDEEGGPGTGLAGGLLWEQIEPPSHHLSPEEGAAGDSRGDPAVSQRALLYEEALYTVLHRLGQPEPSHVREASELLSYLQEAFHMPPDEHQQMLQRVQKLEKPIFCLKATVKQAKGILGKDVSGFSDPYCLLGIEQGVSVQAGSPGSRRRQKAVVRHTIPEEQTHRTQVVEQTLNPVWEETFILEFEDISSSSFHLDMWDMDTVESVRQKLGELTDLHGLRRIFKEARKDKGQDDFLGNVVVRLQDLRCREDHWYPLEPCTETYPDRGRCHLQFQLIHKRRAPAASRSQPSYAVHLLLLQQLVSHEVTQHQAGSTSWDGSLSPHAATILFLHATQKDLSDFHQSMAQWLAYSRLYQSLEFPSSCLLHPITSIEYQWIQGRLKGEQLEELAASFSSLLAYGLSLIRKFRSVFPLSVADSPARLQSLLRVLVQMCKMKAFGELRPDSAPLPRLVAQTLKTGTAEWFHLKQQHHQPMVQGLLEAGKALLGLVQDVVGDLLQCRHTWNKIFQNTLKVDLFSMAFAELQWLVAKRVQDHTAAVAGSPVSPEMGESLFQLYVSLKELYQLRPDPTDRDGVLALDGFHRWFQPAIPSWLQKTYSVALARVQRAVQMDELVPLGELTKHSTSAVDLSTCFAQISRTARQLDWPDPEEAFMITVKFVEDTCRLALVYCSLIKARARELSASQKDQGQAANMLCVVVNDMEQLRLVIGKLPAQLAWEALEQRVGAVLEQGQLQNTLHAQLQGALAGLSHEIRTGVRTLARQLEVGIATHIQKLVGVKESVLPEDAILPLMKFLEVKLCYMNTNLVQENFSSLLTLLWTHTLTVLIEAAASQRSCPLASSRLKVALQNLEICFYAEGCGLPPAALHTDDFQALQRDLELQAASSRELIRKYFCSRIQRQAETTTEELGAVTVKASYRASEQKLRVELLSASSLLPLDSNGSSDPFVQLTLEPRHEFPELAPRETQKHKKDLHPLFDETFEFLVPAEPCLKDGACLLLTVLDHDTLGADDLEGEAFLPLRSVPGLTGTEEPGEVPQTRLPLTYPALNRDPILQLLESRKGDREAQVFVRLRRQRARQASQHAPRPGQ
- the UNC13D gene encoding protein unc-13 homolog D isoform X1, yielding MATPLSHLQRRPPLVRQAIKIRRRRVRDLQDPPAHSAQEIEPPSHHLSPEEGAAGDSRGDPAVSQRALLYEEALYTVLHRLGQPEPSHVREASELLSYLQEAFHMPPDEHQQMLQRVQKLEKPIFCLKATVKQAKGILGKDVSGFSDPYCLLGIEQGVSVQAGSPGSRRRQKAVVRHTIPEEQTHRTQVVEQTLNPVWEETFILEFEDISSSSFHLDMWDMDTVESVRQKLGELTDLHGLRRIFKEARKDKGQDDFLGNVVVRLQDLRCREDHWYPLEPCTETYPDRGRCHLQFQLIHKRRAPAASRSQPSYAVHLLLLQQLVSHEVTQHQAGSTSWDGSLSPHAATILFLHATQKDLSDFHQSMAQWLAYSRLYQSLEFPSSCLLHPITSIEYQWIQGRLKGEQLEELAASFSSLLAYGLSLIRKFRSVFPLSVADSPARLQSLLRVLVQMCKMKAFGELRPDSAPLPRLVAQTLKTGTAEWFHLKQQHHQPMVQGLLEAGKALLGLVQDVVGDLLQCRHTWNKIFQNTLKVDLFSMAFAELQWLVAKRVQDHTAAVAGSPVSPEMGESLFQLYVSLKELYQLRPDPTDRDGVLALDGFHRWFQPAIPSWLQKTYSVALARVQRAVQMDELVPLGELTKHSTSAVDLSTCFAQISRTARQLDWPDPEEAFMITVKFVEDTCRLALVYCSLIKARARELSASQKDQGQAANMLCVVVNDMEQLRLVIGKLPAQLAWEALEQRVGAVLEQGQLQNTLHAQLQGALAGLSHEIRTGVRTLARQLEVGIATHIQKLVGVKESVLPEDAILPLMKFLEVKLCYMNTNLVQENFSSLLTLLWTHTLTVLIEAAASQRSCPLASSRLKVALQNLEICFYAEGCGLPPAALHTDDFQALQRDLELQAASSRELIRKYFCSRIQRQAETTTEELGAVTVKASYRASEQKLRVELLSASSLLPLDSNGSSDPFVQLTLEPRHEFPELAPRETQKHKKDLHPLFDETFEFLVPAEPCLKDGACLLLTVLDHDTLGADDLEGEAFLPLRSVPGLTGTEEPGEVPQTRLPLTYPALNRDPILQLLESRKGDREAQVFVRLRRQRARQASQHAPRPGQ